A genomic region of Trifolium pratense cultivar HEN17-A07 linkage group LG3, ARS_RC_1.1, whole genome shotgun sequence contains the following coding sequences:
- the LOC123914788 gene encoding sugar transport protein 13-like, whose translation MEFDDQSERIGFADKGSIPRSYGYFNNSGVAALDLSYNNLSGKLPISLANLDIYLVELAYNKLEGDASMLFGSNKKTLVIDISGNNFEFDFGKIELSKTITTLDVSHNKIYGNFPMGMENVTFLNVSYNRLCGEIPKAVPVFLSEIAPSRIRGALNILFQLNVTIGILFANLVNYGTNKIKGGWGWRLSLGLAGIPALLLTLGAILVVDTPNSLIERGRTEEGKAVLKKIRGIDNVEPEFLELVEASRIAKEVKHPFRNLLKRKNRPQLVISVALQIFQQFTGINAIMFYAPVLFNTLGFKNDASLYSAVITGAVNVLSTIVSIYSVDKVGRRMLLLEAGVQMFLSQVVIAIILGIKVTDHSDNLSKGYAIFVVIMVCIYVSAFAWSIGPLGWLIPSETFPLETRSAGQSVTVCVNLLFTFVIAQAFLSMLCHFKFGIFLFFSGWVFMMSIFVFFLVPEMKNIPIEEMIERVWKQHWFWKRFIEDDHDNEKIENADNCNFLF comes from the exons ATGGAGTTTGATGATCAAagtgagagaatagggtttgcaGACAAAG GTTCAATCCCTCGTTCGTATGGTTACTTCAATAATAGCGGCGTAGCTGCTTTAGATCTCTCTTACAATAATCTCTCGGGGAAACTCCCAATTTCATTGGCGAATTTAGATATTTACCTAGTTGAATTGGCTTATAATAAGTTAGAAGGTGATGCTTCTATGCTTTTTGGTTCCAATAAAAAGACATTGGTAATAGACATTTCGGGAAACaattttgagtttgattttggaaAAATTGAGTTGtctaaaacaataacaacattgGATGTGAGTCATAATAAGATCTATGGTAATTTTCCTATGGGAATGGAAAATGTAACATTCTTGAATGTGAGTTACAATAGATTGTGTGGTGAGATTCCAAAG GCCGTGCCAGTGTTTCTTTCCGAAATTGCTCCTTCAAGAATACGTGGAGCATTGAATATACTTTTCCAACTTAATGTCACTATTGGCATTTTGTTTGCTAACCTTGTCAACTATGGAACCAACAA AATCAAAGGTGGATGGGGTTGGAGGCTATCTCTAGGGTTGGCTGGTATCCCAGCACTTCTCCTAACACTTGGTGCCATCTTGGTTGTGGACACTCCCAACAGTCTCATAGAACGTGGTCGTACGGAAGAAGGAAAAGCGGTACTCAAAAAGATCCGTGGCATCGATAATGTTGAACCAGAGTTCTTGGAGCTTGTTGAGGCAAGTCGTATAGCTAAAGAGGTTAAACACCCCTTTAGAAATCTTCTTAAACGCAAAAACCGTCCTCAACTTGTCATTTCGGTCGCCTTGCAA ATATTCCAGCAATTCACAGGCATCAATGCGATCATGTTTTATGCGCCGGTGTTATTCAACACATTGGGATTCAAGAATGATGCCTCCCTTTATTCCGCTGTGATAACCGGTGCTGTGAATGTGCTCTCCACAATTGTATCTATCTACTCAGTGGACAAAGTTGGACGCCGTATGTTGCTGTTGGAAGCCGGTGTACAAATGTTCTTGTCTCAAGTCGTGATAGCTATCATTTTGGGGATCAAGGTCACAGATCATTCGGATAACCTTTCGAAAGGTTATGCAATATTCGTAGTTATCATGGTTTGCATTTATGTTTCTGCTTTTGCTTGGTCTATAGGTCCTCTTGGATGGCTTATTCCAAGTGAGACATTTCCATTGGAGACCCGTTCAGCCGGACAAAGTGTCACTGTTTGTGTCAATTTGCTCTTCACCTTTGTTATTGCACAAGCTTTTCTATCCATGTTATGTCATTTCAAGTTTGgcatcttcttgttcttctctgGTTGGGTTTTCATGATGTCAatctttgtgtttttcttggtgCCCGAGATGAAGAACATACCAATTGAAGAGATGATTGAAAGAGTATGGAAGCAACATTGGTTTTGGAAGAGGTTTATTGAAGATGATCATGACAatgagaaaatagaaaatgcTGATAATTGtaactttttgttttaa